A genome region from Schistocerca americana isolate TAMUIC-IGC-003095 chromosome 1, iqSchAmer2.1, whole genome shotgun sequence includes the following:
- the LOC124606758 gene encoding vitelline membrane protein Vm26Ab-like: protein MSVLQIAVLACAVAVASAGFYPSAAVALTAASLQQQQQQSQLQQQQQQRALAAGGGGAASGGGGAPGQTLTYYTAGPVTYQPAGPPAAIAYHPAAPLAYAAPAAAVAVHPAGGAVAYPVAAYHPAYPALTKEGVSFHPGAPLALHPAAPVAFHAAAPLLYHVPASAHAQNAGSSSGKGDGGGDAGSSSSHFTFDGLGYNYSY from the exons ATCGCGGTCCTGGCGTGCGCCGTGGCGGTCGCCAGCGCCGGGTTCTACCCCAGCGCCGCCGTCGCACTCACGGCGGCCAgcctgcagcaacagcagcagcagtctcagctgcagcagcagcagcagcagcgcgcacTGGCCGCCGGGGGCGGCGGGGCTGCCTC cgggggcggcggcgcgccGGGGCAGACGCTGACGTACTACACGGCGGGCCCGGTGACGTACCAGCCCGCGGGCCCGCCGGCGGCCATCGCGTACCACCCGGCGGCGCCGCTGGCTTACGCGGCGCCCGCCGCCGCCGTGGCCGTGCACCCGGCGGGCGGCGCCGTCGCCTACCCCGTGGCCGCCTACCACCCCGCCTACCCCGCGCTCACCAAGGAGGGCGTCTCCTTCCACCCGGGCGCGCCGCTCGCGCTGCACCCCGCGGCGCCCGTCGCCTTCCACGCGGCGGCGCCGCTGCTGTACCACGTGCCCGCCTCCGCGCACGCGCAGAACGCCGGCTCTTCCTCCGGcaagggcgacggcggcggcgacgccGGCTCCTCCTCCTCGCACTTCACCTTCGACGGCCTCGGGTACAACTACTCCTACTAG